The DNA region CCCGACGAAACAGGAGATTATGCTCTTGATTTAACTACGGATATTGGAACCGACTATAATTCCCATTTTTCAATAAATTCTTGGCCCCGGGCTATGTTTAACAGGGATACGATAAACAACCAGAGAACTTTTGGAAATTCTTCATCATGGGATGGATTAATTGCTCAGATAATTAATCAGCCGGCAAAAATTTTTATCCAGATTATCAATGATTATGATAACACAAACCGGAAACTTTGCACTCACGTGAAAGTAACCTTTCTTGAAGATATGGATATAAATACCAAGCTGGTGGTATTGCTTGCCGAAGACAGCATTAGCGGTTTTCAGAAGAATAATAATACAACCTACGGAGCGGTTCCGGATATTTCAAACTATATATTTAATGATGTACTGCGCGAATCATTTAACAGTGCCTATGGCGAAAATTTAACTGCCGGAGGGGTTTTGCAGGATTCTGCAATAATAAAAACCTATAAAAAATTCCTGCCTTCAAATTACATTGACAGGCATTGTAAGGTTATAGCCTACGTTTATAATTCGGATACGGAAGAAATAATTCAAACGGCAGAAAGGCATGTGGAATAAGTTATCAGAAATCGTAATGCCTTCCGGTGATTGACATTCTGAGCCCCAGCATCAGGGTGTGAGAATAATCATGATATAGTTCCGAATCCGAACTGCGGTAGTAATATTCTAATACGAAACGAAGATTATTTTTTGGATTAAGAAGGTATGCAACATTTAATGAGTAGTAAGCTATTTTAGTTTTTATGCCCTGTCCTATTGTATTTAAGTATGGCTGAACAACAACATTGTTTAGGGTTGCATCATAAGCATCCCAGGCAGGCTTGTAAATATCCTGCCCGAAATCTGAATGAACAGTGTCAAGTCCGGTAACAAGATAATTAAAATGCCCTTCAAAGAACCAGCGCTTGTAATTATAACGCAAAAACATACATGTTTCCCAAAAATTGGCACCGGCAGGATGAGCAAGCGGCTGGTTGTAATGCCCGTAATTTTGTATCACAAGCCGGTGTGCATAGGTATAAGGACGGGCAAAATTAAATTCAAGCTGAGCCGAGAGATTTTTAATTTTAAAAAGGTCATACGATTTAACACCTAACTGCCATGCAACTTTATTAGTCCAATACCCATAAGTCAATGTTGAATCGTTGGGATGAATGATGTGTTTTAAACGATTAATAATGCCGTTTTTTACTTCTCCGAATATCAAATCGTCAATTAAAAATTGCCCGTAAAGCGAGGTTTTTTTACCCACTTTCACACGCAGGCTCACTCCAAGTAAAGAATTATCAGGTGAGCCACGCGAAAATTCTACTGGCCTGAAAAAGATAACCGGGCTCAGGTAACTTATTTCAAAGCCACGGTTGCCGGCAGTATCTTTTCCCTGCCAGATAATAGCTTCGAAGAACCCCAGATTTACCCTTTTTGATATGTCCCAACTTAGATAATGAAAGGCACCGTATTTATTTTCCATGTTTGTCCATCTGGAAGAACCGGTACCCGACATATCTTTAAAGTTGGTGTATAAGTTTACCAGTTTTATATGCCAAACATTAGTGGTAAGTTTTAAATAAGGATAATTATATGCGGCGTCTGATAAAAAAAGTGAACGGTAACCGTCTCCCCAGAAGTTTTTACCCATACCGCCTTCAAGAGTAAAATACTTTAAAAACCCATAGGATATATATCCGCTGTAATCAAGGTAGTCGTACCCGCCGAGAGAAGAACTATAGGCATACCCTTGCCCGGGAACAACACGCGTTATCTCGATTTTTTTTTCCAGAAACTTTGGAAAAGAAGACTGATGGTAAAATAAAGTACCGCCAAAAGAAAGTTTTTTGAAAAAATCCGCCTGGATATTAGCGCCGATACCGGTTTCAAAAAGCGCTTTGTTCTCTGACATGTCAGTGCCCCCAACGATATCAAACAAGGGGTCGGAAACGATATGAACTTTCTGGGTTTTAAACTGAAAAATGTTTTCTGTGAGTGCTTTTGTGTAGAATTTATTTTGTTTAGGAATCTTAAAGGCATACAAACTGTCCACATCCTCAACCGGAACTATGTCTTTAAGATAATAAGGCTGTACATCAGGATGAAAATCAACACGGTAAGGATACAGCCTTGCATTGAGTACTTCGCGGGTACCCCAAAAAACTTCATAATGATTTTGTTGTGCAAAAGAAAAACTACCAAGGGAAATCATGGTAATTATAAGGGTAATATGTAGTTTTATCTGCTTCACAAATTTCTAAAAGTCATGATAGATATTAGTTAACGAAGTTTTTAATCCGAAATAAAAATAATGAGTCAATTTTTCCTTGTAATCATTTTTGATATATCTGGCATTATAACCAACTTCAAATAATAAATTTGTTTTAGGGTTGAAAAGGTAATATGCTCTTACTCCTGCATTCAGTATTTCTGTGTTAATACCTTGTGCTGTTTTATTCCCATCGGCCTGGTATCCATATTGAGCAGAAACCTGTGACAAAAATACATCCTGCCCCCAGTTAGTATTTGTTGTATCAAGCCCGGCAACAGCATAATTGAATTGTGCTTCAGCAAATATTCTCCGGTAGCGGTAATTTATAAAACCTGTCAATTCTCTGAAATTGGCTCCGAGAGGGTGTGTCAGAGATTGATTGTAATGAGTATAACTCTGCAGAGGATAAAAATGCGAATAGGAATACGGGCTGACCTGATTGTATTCCACTTGCATATTAAGGTTTTGCAAACCAAACATACCGAACCATTTTCCACCGATTTGAAACCCCCAGTTATTTCCCTGATAACCTTTGGTAAATAACTTTTTTAATTTCAGGTTATCTACCATCAGCTGACCGTAAAACCCAAGTGTATTCAAAGGTTTATATTTTGCAGTTATGCCTAGCAGCGCATTATTTTTATTATTCAGGGAGTATTGTATTGTGTTCACCAATATCACAGGTATAAGGCTGCAGAAATTAAATTTTGTGTTTTTTGCAGAGGAAGTAAACATGATGCCTTCAAACAAGCCCAGCTCTACTTTTTTTCCTATCCTGAACCCCGCAAAATTGAAGGTGGCCGGTTTGGTTTGGTAGCCATGATACCATACATAAGGTGCGTTCAGCACACTATCTGTGTTCAGGTTCTGAAATGAAGCAAAAATAGTTTGATAATAAAACCACTTATAATTGACAAATACTTTCAGGAAGGGATATTGAAAAGTATTGTCCGAAAGCAGCAATGAACGGTAACCGTCGCCGATAAAATTTTTATCGAACCCAAACTGAAGATTCCAGTGTGAGTCAGGGCTGTAAGAAATCAAACCGACCGGGGTTCCAAAATCATAGCCTCTCGCTTTAAACTCTTTCACACGCCCCGAGCCGGGAGCCACTTCGTATTTTTCAATAAAATTGCTTACATAATCGGGGAAACGCGCCTGTGTTTCGTAATATTTGCTGATAAAAAAAAGTTTGTTGCTTATCACCCCCCGAATCTGAACTCCACGTGTGTTGTAATACAGGCTGCGTGTGTCGTTAAAGGAATAGCCATATCCAAAATTAAAAAGCGGGCTGACATAGAGGTGGAAATCCTCATGGTTAACAACAAACAAATCTTCGCGAAAAATTTTTCTTTTAAACCAGCGTTCGTTATCACCGGCTTTTTTACAGCCCGGTGTCAATGCCGAATCTGTAAGGATGTATTGCCCGACAAAACTATTATTGTAAGGCTTTAGTGCAGTAAAAACTTCAGCATCTTTATGATTAAGGTATTTATCAAGCGCAAAATTTATATCACGTTGCAGGGGAATGTTTTCTTGAGCCAGCCCGCTGAATGCAAACAGAACAAAAAACAATAATATGCTGCAACTTTTCTGCATAGTCTAATGTTTTCCTTCGATAATGAGTACAATTTCACCTTTTATAGGTTTTTCCTTATATTTTGCAAGCAATTCTCCAAGAGTCCCGCGGCTAATTTCTTCATGGATTTTGGTAAGTTCTCTGATGACGGCAGCCTTGCGTTCAACGCCAAAGGTTTCTGCACATTGCTCCAGGGTTTTCAGCAGGCGGTGCGGCGATTCATAAATAACCACCGTGTTTTGTAAATCAGCAAGAAAAGTAAGCCGCGTCTGCCTTCCTTTTTTATGAGGCAGAAACCCTTCAAAATGAAAGCGGTTGCAGGGCAGGCCAGAAACCACAAGCGCCGGGACAAAAGCCGTGGCCCCCGGCAGGCATTCCACCTCGATGCCGTTGGCAATACATTCTCTAATCAGCAAAAATCCAGCATCGGAAATTCCCGGAGTTCCCGCATCGCTTATCATTGCCAGAGTCTCACCAGATTGTAACCGAAGCATAATGTTTTGAAGGTTGCGGTGCTCATTAAACTGGTGATAAGAAATTAACTTGTTGCTGATAGCATGGTGTTTGAGCAATATACTGCTGGTGCGGGTGTCCTCGGCCAGTATCGCGTTAGCTTCTTTAAGGATACGGGCGGCACGCAGCGTAATATCTTCAAGATTGCCAATAGGCGTTGGTATGATATAAAGTTTCGGCATGACAGATATTTAGGCGAAATAAAAGTAAAAAAAAATGGCGGAAAATCTTAAAATATTTTATTTCGTGAAAAATTATTATATTTGCAACCCTTATTTGCGGAAGTAGCTCAGTTGGTAGAGCACGACCTTGCCAAGGTCGGGGTCGCGGGTTCGAGTCCCGTCTTCCGCTCAAAAAAACTCCTCTCGAGCAGGGAGGATTTTTTTTAAACAAGTTCTTTGTTGCCCTGGTGGTGGAACTGGTAGACACGCAGGACTTAAAATCCTGTGACCATTGCGGTCGTGCGGGTTCAAGTCCCGCCCGGGGTACAAATTCAGAGTGAGAAACGAGAGCGAAAATTATTGTAATTTGTTACACTCCCTCGCTGCCGCACGATTATATCGTGTGGCATATTAACCTTATATTCATCTAACTACAATAATATCATTAACCAATCCTTTTTCACCACAATAATCTCTGGCGCTGCTATAAATATAGTCTTCCGGCTTATAAACCAAACCGGCTTCGACAGGATTGGTATGGATATAATTTATTTTTTCCGCAATTACTTTATTACTCCAAAGTTCAATAGGATGATTATCATGTTGCCAAAACTGATATCCTTCTACATTTGATGATTTTGATGCCGATTCCTTAAAGCATGCGAGTAATAATTCTCGTCTGCTTTCGCGTGGATTCTCAGTTATTTCTCTTACAATTTTTTTACTTGTGAATCTTTTAAAATCTCCCAATACCTGTTCCGGCAACAACCCATTAACAATTCTGAAAATCAAATGAACATGATTTGTCATGATGCACCATGCAAATATCTCCATCCCTTTTTCTTTCTGACAATAATGCAAACTATCTATAATAACTTGCTTATACTCATTTCTTGTAAAAACATCAAGCCACTCAACCACAGCAAAACTTGTAAAATAAGCTCCTTCTGGGTTATGAAACTTATAATTTCTGCTCATTTTTTACCAAATAGTTATGTTCAAAGTTAATGTTTTTTATAAAGTAAAAATTTTTTAAACCACACGATGCAATCGTGCGGTAACGGGGAGAGCGAAAATTATTGTAATTTGTTACACCCTCACACTTACTCTCACACTCACTCTCATTACCACATTACACGACCGCAAAACACAATAAAATGTTTGACTTCGAAAAACTTGAGGTTTATTATAAGGCAAAATCATTTCATTCTGGTATACGAAAGTTCATTAACACACAAAGGCTGGATGTTACAACTAAGAACCAACTAAGGAGAGCAGCTTTTAGCGTTGTGCTTAATATCGCAGAAGGTTCTGGCCGATTTTCTAAGGCTGACAGGCGCAATTTCTTTATCATTTCACGCAGTTCCATTTTTGAGTGTGTGGCAATTCTTGATATATTAAAAGATGAACAAATGATAAGTTATGAAAGCTTTCAGGCGTTTTACAATGATGCCGAAGAGTTATCAAGAATTCTGTTTGCTTTGATAAAAAACCTCAGCTCATGATCAGAATGAGAGCGGTGAGCGGGTACTTATATTTTTAATGAACCCCCTGTTATTATAGGTTTTTCTGAGGATTTTATTTTGTCCTGTATAAACATTGCAGAAACATTTCGGATTTTTTCTTTTATTACGGTTTTTTTAGTGTAAAAAAATATATATTGCAAAAAACTCCTTCTTTTATTTTAGTATATTTGAAGGTGCAAAACTAAAAAAATGAAAAATTTTTTATTTTGCTTTTCTTTTGATAAATATCAATGATATGATACAGGTTGGCGCTCCGAAGACTCCTTCATGGTTTTTCGCCCTTGCCTCTTTAGCAAGTCGTAGTACCACTTGGAGTGGTGTTACGACTGCATCTTCAAAAAACAAATTTTATTTAGTTCGCCTGTCTGCTGCCGACTTCGGGCTTCTAACTTCTGACTTCCGGCTTCTTCGACAAAAAAAGCACAAACATCAACCCGGCAACTATTACCCCGCTGCTTATTATCACAAACAAATTATCTGAACTGCCAAAAGTTTCAAAATTAAAATCAACCATTCCTCTTGCCGACAGCCATGCAACCACCACTGCCAGGCCATTATTTATAAAATGTACAATTATTGGCACCCATAATGAGCCCGACCAGTAAAATATGTACCCCAGAAACATCCCCAGCAAAAAGCGCGGCAGGAAGCCATAAAACTGCAGGTGAAACGCACTGAAAATCACCGCAGTTACAATAACTGCCACATGAACATTTTTAAACCATTCTCCCAGCAAACGCTGCAGCACACCCCTGAAAAAAAACTCTTCTCCAATAGCAGGCAGGACAGCAATCATCAGAATATTTATAAAAAATCCTCCCACAGTGGCAGTATCCAGAAAAGCATTCGTTACAGCTGCTGCTTCGGCTTCGGAATCACGCATCCATTTTTCAACACCTCCCAATTGCTCAGGCAAACTCATGTTGCCGTTAAATTCTGTAATAAGATTGATAAGAGGAAGTACCAAGATAATAATAGCTGCCGCTATCAATAAAGAAAAAATTTTAAATTTATTAGAAAGCTTTAAATAATGAGAGATATTTTTCCCTGCACACATAGAAAAAACCAATACCGGCACAATAAATATGGCAAGCTGATTGACGACCTGTAAATATTTTAACTGTGCAATAATTAAAGGGTCAGAATAATCGGGAGCAGAGGAAAGGTTCTCGATAAATGATTTCCCGAAAAACGGCACAGCCAGCACCAGCCCGAAAATATTAACGAGTAACAGGCTGCATGCAACAATTATAATGAAGTACACAAGTTTAAGGTATGCGGGTTTTACCTGCAGAAAAGGATGAAATACCATGAATTAATTAGTTTTCCGGCCTGCAAAAATGCAATTATTTTTCAGATAATATTAATTTTTCTCTGTATTTTCTTTTGTTTTGTGCTTTATGGAAGGAAAATTTTATATTTACTAAAAAATATTATGGACCAACGCCATCAGGAATATATTGAATACTACAGGGTGCGTATGAAAAAATACGAAAACAATCCTGTTTACAAAAATAGTTATGAAGCGGAAAAAAACATTTTTGACGCCATTCAAAACAGTACCAGCCTTGAAGAGTTTCGCACCAGGCTGGAGAATGTAAATCTGCCTCTCAAAAACGCAATAGCTCTTACCAAAGACAAATCGCTGGCACGCAAAGAACTTTATGAAAATATCAACGAACCCATACGCAAAAAAGCTTCAGAGCAAACTCTTGACATGATAGAAACGGTGCAATCAGTGAACGAGCTTACTCAAAAAGCCAATGAAATTGAGGCTGCAGTCAGCATTGAGGTTTCTATCGACCTTTTTACATCTTATTTTTACAGTGATTTTATTGCCCTTGAAAATATTGAAGTTTGGCAACAAGCAGAGATACCTCCGGAATGGCATAAAGAAATTCACGAAGAGTGGGTAAACGAGTCTTTAGCCGAAGGCCGAAAGATATGGACGAAAGTGGTAATTCCCGAATCACAGAAATGGAAACCAGACTGGAACTTTGATTATAAACTGATATGGGAAGACCGCCACCGCCGCCTTATTCCGGTGCCAGACGAAGTAATAATGAAACGTATTGAGCAATTTAAAACATACAGGGGGATATAACATGCCGGTAGAAAAACAATATTCCGATTCGATGCTGGGCACTTTTCGTAATATGTATCAGGAATTGCTGGATAAAAAAGCATCCGGAGAAGCATTTGACAAACTTAAATCCATCCTGGACCGCATGGAACAGCTTGCCGTGGAATTGGACGACCTGGGTTCGTTTTCTGCAAAACTGACCACCGAAGGACTTTTTGTTCAATTCAGCAATTTATATTCTGAAATATTAGGCGAGTTGTCATCAAAACAATACTCAAAAACAGGCAGTGATGAAGAACTGATGGAGCAAACATTGAAAGCTTATGAAGACGCTTTAAAAAACTATGAAAATGAACCCAAACAAAAACCGTTGTATGATATTTTAAAAGAAATTATTGATTTGGGACGGTCGGGGGTTTCCTATCCTGTTTTTTTAAAAATCTGTGAAGAAAAAGGTTTATACAAACATCTGGAGGGTAGTATTATTGCCCGTGAAGGATTAATGGAGGAGAAGACATTTAATGAAATATTCTGCATGCCTCTTCCTTTGAAAAAAACTGAAGAACTTATACAAATATATGATGAGCTTGCCTCTCAATCGCCATTCGGTACACCCGACAGTTTTCTTTTTACGTTGAGGCGTATTCATAAAGACTGGGAATACGAACCGTTGTTGAACCGGTGGAATGCAATATGCCGTTGCTGGGACAGACTCATGGAGCTCATATATGACTGGCTTGATTCTTTTTGCGACTTTGCCCCTTATGATTTTCGCTGGATGTCAATGGAAGGGCCACAAAAAACCATGCATAATATCAAACGCACTAATGACTGTAATCCGGGTTTTTTAAAAGAGAGAGAACGTATTTTTTACGAATATTTTCAACTCAAATGGGATGATATTTTTATGCATGAAACTTATATAAACGAATACAACGCCGGCCGCATCTGGTATTCTGACGAAACGATTGCATTAATTAAAGAAACATATCCCATATGCAAGCCGTTTCAGAAACCCACAAATGAATTAATAAAAAAGGCTGAAGATATTCATCACAACAAACGTTACCAGCGCATAAATTCATTTCAGCTTTCTGATGAGAATAAAAAGCGGCTTCAGGAATTAATAGGAAAAGAAAAGTTTGAAAAATATTATGGCATAAAAAAAACCTGATTTT from Bacteroidales bacterium includes:
- a CDS encoding Omp28 family outer membrane lipoprotein, giving the protein MKRKFIHITFLAAASAIISLVSCDKIYPPYMNVTDVSDCSVPDFPADTHHVKTVLLEEFTGHKCINCPEAAFYIHQIKQDYGEKIITLAIHAGGYATPDETGDYALDLTTDIGTDYNSHFSINSWPRAMFNRDTINNQRTFGNSSSWDGLIAQIINQPAKIFIQIINDYDNTNRKLCTHVKVTFLEDMDINTKLVVLLAEDSISGFQKNNNTTYGAVPDISNYIFNDVLRESFNSAYGENLTAGGVLQDSAIIKTYKKFLPSNYIDRHCKVIAYVYNSDTEEIIQTAERHVE
- the rsmI gene encoding 16S rRNA (cytidine(1402)-2'-O)-methyltransferase, which translates into the protein MPKLYIIPTPIGNLEDITLRAARILKEANAILAEDTRTSSILLKHHAISNKLISYHQFNEHRNLQNIMLRLQSGETLAMISDAGTPGISDAGFLLIRECIANGIEVECLPGATAFVPALVVSGLPCNRFHFEGFLPHKKGRQTRLTFLADLQNTVVIYESPHRLLKTLEQCAETFGVERKAAVIRELTKIHEEISRGTLGELLAKYKEKPIKGEIVLIIEGKH
- a CDS encoding four helix bundle protein, which encodes MFDFEKLEVYYKAKSFHSGIRKFINTQRLDVTTKNQLRRAAFSVVLNIAEGSGRFSKADRRNFFIISRSSIFECVAILDILKDEQMISYESFQAFYNDAEELSRILFALIKNLSS
- a CDS encoding transposase, with the translated sequence MSRNYKFHNPEGAYFTSFAVVEWLDVFTRNEYKQVIIDSLHYCQKEKGMEIFAWCIMTNHVHLIFRIVNGLLPEQVLGDFKRFTSKKIVREITENPRESRRELLLACFKESASKSSNVEGYQFWQHDNHPIELWSNKVIAEKINYIHTNPVEAGLVYKPEDYIYSSARDYCGEKGLVNDIIVVR
- a CDS encoding CPBP family intramembrane metalloprotease is translated as MVFHPFLQVKPAYLKLVYFIIIVACSLLLVNIFGLVLAVPFFGKSFIENLSSAPDYSDPLIIAQLKYLQVVNQLAIFIVPVLVFSMCAGKNISHYLKLSNKFKIFSLLIAAAIIILVLPLINLITEFNGNMSLPEQLGGVEKWMRDSEAEAAAVTNAFLDTATVGGFFINILMIAVLPAIGEEFFFRGVLQRLLGEWFKNVHVAVIVTAVIFSAFHLQFYGFLPRFLLGMFLGYIFYWSGSLWVPIIVHFINNGLAVVVAWLSARGMVDFNFETFGSSDNLFVIISSGVIVAGLMFVLFLSKKPEVRS